A portion of the Candidatus Methylomirabilota bacterium genome contains these proteins:
- a CDS encoding NYN domain-containing protein, producing MVRKGVDVKIATDMVALAYAGEYDVAILVSGDGDLAPAVHEVRRLGRRVENAMTRARRSWHLGRESSSFRLIDRALFDRARVAVET from the coding sequence ATGGTACGAAAGGGCGTGGACGTGAAGATCGCCACCGACATGGTGGCTCTCGCCTACGCTGGTGAGTATGATGTGGCCATTCTGGTCAGCGGCGACGGGGACCTGGCCCCGGCAGTCCACGAGGTTCGCCGGCTCGGCCGGCGGGTCGAGAACGCGATGACTCGAGCACGCAGATCCTGGCACCTCGGTCGGGAGAGCTCGTCGTTCAGGCTGATCGATCGCGCGCTCTTCGATCGGGCGCGCGTCGCCGTGGAGACCTGA